The stretch of DNA CGGTCGTTCCGCAAGTCACGCCCTGGCAAGGTCCCACTGAGGATGTGCCGCCTTGGCTTTGACCACTCGAGCCGCCGTTCGTGCTGCTGCCGCCATTGCCCGCGCCTCCGTTTGCGCTGCCTCCAGTGGTCGCCGAGCCGCCATTCGCGCCGCTGCCACCAGCCGCGCTGCCGCCGTTGCCACCGGCGTTAGTGCCCCCGTTCGACGTGCCACCGGTCGTGCCTGACCCGCTGTCTCCTCCCGTCGCGCTGCCGCCAATGCCGTTTCCGCCAACGGCGCTTCCGCCCGCCACATCGCTGCCGCCGTTGCTCGCGCCGGAGCCGCCGTTTGCGCTGCCTCCCGCGCCGCCCTGGCCTGCGGCGCCACCACTGGCTTCTTCGAACTCAAGGGAGTCATAGTCGAGCAGGTTGCTGCAGCCGCAGGTCAGTAGCGCGCCAAGCGCAGTGTAGAGCCCAAGTCGCCGCGTCATCAGAACCTCCCCGAGACCCAGACCGAGTCCACACCAACGCCCGCTTGAACGGGACCCTGCTCCGTCTCACTGGGTGCGAGCATCAAGAGCACGACTCCCGTCACGAGCCCTGCAGTGCCTACCCCGAAGCCGATCGTGGAGAACAACGCCTGCTGTTTGCCATCGTCGTACTTGGATTTTAAATCCGCGGGGCAACGATCTTGCACGCAAGCGTCCCCAAGGTCGTTGCGAGTGCTCCTCGCCTGTAGACCAAAGTAGCTTCCCAGAGCCACGCCAACTATCCCTACCCCCAGGCTCACATAACCAAGCGGCTTCGCCAGGGACGTTGACTCCTCCTTAGGCTCCGCTTTTGGGGGTGAGGTGCTCTGTTTGGCCACTGATGTCAGCTCGATCGACGCCGTTTTGCTCTCGCCCTCTTTGAGCTCGAGCTCGAGCTCGAAGTCCTCGAAGCCATCCGCCGTGGCACGCACCTTGTGCGTACCGGGATCCACTAGCTGAGCCTCGCTCGGCTGTGTGACGCTAGCGCCGTCTAGCTCGAGTTGACCCGCGAAGTCGCCAGGGAGCTCGAAAGCGATCTTGGGAATGCGCTGAAGCAGCTCATCAAGCTCTTTCTGTGCGCTCTGCTTCTGACCCTTGCTCGCTTTGTCGTCGCTCAACACGTGATCGAGTTCCGCCTTTGCCTCGAGGAAGCGCCCCAGCCCAGCTTTGGCCCGAGCGAGGCGACGCCGGTTGGCTGAGCTGTCGACGTGGCCCCCCGACTCTTCGTAGGCCTCGAGGGCTGCCTGGAAGTCGCCACGCTTCTCCGCAGCGCGCCCCTTCGCGGCCGCCTTGTTAGCCGCGGCAATCTCCTTCCAGCTCGGCTTCGCGGAGGCGATCGGCGCAACGGCCAGCACGCCCAGCAGCGCGCCCGTCAGCAAAGTCGTGCGGAAATGGCCCGCGTGGCCGAGCGTGCTCCCGAACCGTCCACCACCCCTGGAACGTCGTCTCACTCTCCAAGCTTCCGGGAGCGCTTCGGGCAGTGCAAGGTCATCTGGCCTCTAACTGCTTGCGCTTTCGCTCACTCGCGCGACTCGGCGTCGGGATGACCTAGCACCAAATGTGGGCGCCGGGGCACTGAGGTGGGCAATCCCTGCATCGTCACGGGAGCTTTCTAGACACGCGACAACCCGTCGGCTTCTGGCGATACGGCTATTTCCAACGCGAGGCGGAGCCGAGGTCGCTCACGGCGTTGAAACCTGCCTGCTGAAGGACGCGCCGAGCGCCCCGGCTGCGCATCCCACTGGCGCAGTAGACCACGATGGCCTGCTCTTTCGGCTCGAGCTCCACCGCGCGCTTTCCGAGCTCGTGCAATGGAATGTTGATCGCGCCCGGTAGATGCCCAGCGTTGAACTCTGCCGTGGTGCGCACATCAACCAGCAGCGCGCCTTCGGAGACCAGGCGTTGGGCATCTTCGGGTTTGATCTGATCGCGGCGCATCATCAGGCGCATCACGAGCCAGGCGAGCACCGCACCCAGAGCGGCGTATAGGATGGGGGAGTTCATGAGCCGTATGTCGGACCGAGAGCGCCCTTCAGGCGCGCGTCGATCGCCTTAACCTGGGCGATAAACTCATCCAGTCGCTCGCGCAAGGCTTCGCTGTCATCGAGACGCTGTGTCGCAACCCGCACGAACGGCACCAAGGTTTGCTCCATGATCTGGACCTGCATCGCGAGCAGCTCGTCGATGCCTGGTGGCGGATCGTTGCGAACCGTGAGCGCCACCTTTGGTTCCGCCAGGCGCTCCAGCGACTGGTTTAGCGCCTGAATATGGCCCTCCACCCACTCGAGCTTGCTGGGTGTGTCTCTGGACGCCGTCGCCTCGCGAATGCTCTCACGGATCGCGATCAACTGCTCACCGAGGCTGCTCAGTTGGGACGTGACGCGTACCACCGGGTCAGTCTCCGAACCCCCAAGCGCCAGGTGCTTCTTGAACCCAGCCTTGATCTCCTCCCAGCGTTGGGCAGCTTCAGGTTTCAGCGTGCCTCGGAGTTCTGCCAGCTTGAGCAGGTTGTGTTCCGCTCCGGTTGTCAGCGTCTGCGCTTCGCCAGAGTAGTGAACCTCCACCAACGACTGCAGCTCCGCCTCGTTCATCGCACTCACCACCTTCTCGGCGAGCTTGTTCATGTTGCGGTAGCTGCCCTGAAGCTTGAAGGAGGGTTCCGTGCGGAATTTGTCGTCCATGGACGCCGAGGCGATGTACGCCTGGTTCACCTTGAGCAATATGCCTTGAACCTTGAATAGGCGCGTCAGCACGGCTTTGATCTCGCCGATCTCGACCGCGGAGTAGCCGTGCTCCAGCTCCGACGCCGGTACTTCCTCTCCTTGCGCCATACGGATGAAGGCGTGCAGGTCCCGCGTGGAGCGGCTGGCCAAGGGCGCCAGCACCGGGTTCGAGGTCACCGCGTTCTCGATGTAGCTGAGCGCGAATACGTCGTCTTTGCCTTCCAGGATGTCTCCCAGGTTGTACGTATCCGCGCGGTTCGAAAGCATATCCGGGATCTGGAACTTTTCCCCAGATTCCGTGTACGGATTGCCCGCCATCACCACGCAGAAGCGCTTTCCGCGCAGGTCGTAGGTGCGAGTTCGGCCTTGCCACACGCCTTCGATACGCCGCTGCGCATCGCAGAGTGAGATGAACTTCTGTAGCAGCTCCGGGTGCGTGTGCTGGATGTCGTCCAGGTACAGCATCACGTTGTTTCCCATCTCGAGCGCGAGGTTGATCTTGTCTACCTCCTGGCGTGCGGTCGCGTTGGGGGCCTCGCTCGGATCCAGGCTGTGCACTCCGTGCCCCAGGGCGGGACCGTTCACCTTCATGAACACCAAGCCTAAACGGCTGGCGACGTACTCCATGAGTGTGGTCTTGCCGTAGCCTGGCGGAGAGATCAGCAACAACAAGCCCATCAAGTCCGTGCGCTTGTTGTCCCCTGCCGCGCCGAGCTGCTTCGCGAAGTTGTCGCCAATCAGCGGGAGGTACACTTCGTTGATCAGCCGGTTGCGCACGAAGGAGCTGAGCACCTTCGGCTTGAACTCATCCAGGCGTAGCCGGCGTCGTTCTCCATCGAGCAAGTTCTGGCGCGCGGTGCGGTAGGCGCGGAAGCGCGGCACTTGCACCGCGAGGAAGCGGCCAAGACGTCGCTCGAACTCCGATATCGACAGCTGGAGCTTACCCTCCACGATTCGCGGGTGATCGCCGAGCAAGCCCTCCACGATGCACTCGGTCAAGGCGCTGCTGGCCCGGTAGTCGAGGATGCGCTCGGAGAGCACGAGCACGGAGGCTTCCAAGATATGTTTTCCCGCGCCGCCCTTTTCAAGCTCGGGGAGCTTGCTCGCGAAGGCGCTGAGCCAGGTGCGTACAGTGACGAGCTGTGCTTCGGGCTCGTACTCCAGTTCCCGCACATCGGCTTCGAAGGCACTGCGCGCGCCGCTATCTTCGAGTGCCGTCAGGAAACTCCGCCGGAGCTGCTCCGCGCCCGGGCTCGAGACGAAGCTTGGGGTCTCCCCCGCCAGCTCTTCCGCCAAGTAGCCGCCCGCCAGCTCGCTCAACTCCTCCGGGCCGACCCGCCGAGCATGCCGATAGAACTCGGCAATTTCAGCGCCCAGCTCCCGGCCTAGCTCCTTCAGGCCGTGGTCGTCGCCGAGTTGACGCTGCAGCCGACCGAGGCTCGCCGCCCTGCGTGCGTAAAGTGCGCGCTTCCGACCGCGCTCGTCAGAGCCTTCGCTAGCTGCGCGCTGGGAGTGAAGGTTCGCCCAGTACCACGCGGCAAGGGCGCGGGCATCGGCATCGTAGCGGAGCAGACCTGCCGATTCACTGAGGCTCAGGGCAGCCTGCAGGATGAGCGCGGTGTCCGCGTCGTGGAGCCCACGTTCGTAGCCTTCGTCGTAGCGTGCGGCAGCCTGCTTGCGGACCAGCTCTTCGAGGCCGCCGTCGCTGAGCTGGGCTTCTCGTAGCGCCGCCAGAGACAGCCCGCCCTCACCATTGCGAGCTTGGTGGAGGACGCTCGCCGCGAGGAACTCGCCTCGGTACACCTCGGGCGTTTCACTGATCAGTTGTTGATGCCAGCAGTCTTGGTACTCGTTGAAGGCCTCATCTGCGATTGCCTCGCGGAAGTCAGTTCCTGAGAGGGCGAGCGCCATTCCGTCCTCGGAGCTATTGCCGAGCGGCAGCAGGCTGAGTTCGATGGCTTGAGTGTTGACGGCGAATCGGTGCTTTCCGAGCTTGATCAGTTGGGCGCCGTCTTCGAACAGCTCCTGACGGTCCCTGAGGCCGCGCAACGCATCTTGCCGCGCCTGCTTCAGGCGCGAGGTAAGCTCTTCGGCTTTGGGCGCTTCGCCCAGCTCGGCGAGACGCGCCGCCAGATCGCGCACCTTCATCACCATCGGGTCGCTGGCGAAGTAGGCATTCAGCGCATCGTCATCGCCGAACGCCTGTCCACGCCGCGCGACGCTGCTCAGGATGCGCTCTGCTGCAGAGACCAGGTTCTGGGCGCGCCGCTGGCGCTCGTCTAGGAGGTGCTGCTTCTTCTGGTTGAATGCTTCGTAGATCTCGTCACGCTTCTGCGCCAGCTCGGCGACGAAGTCGTCGAATTCGCTGAAGCGCGCTTCCAGCTCTTCCAGCTGGATCATCAGTCGCGAAAGCTGCTCGTCGCAGCCGTCAGGCGTTTCCGCAAGGCTTAGGCTGCTCTGCACGTTCTGTCCAAGCAGCTTGAACTGCGCAGCGAATTCCGCGCGCCCCTCGGCGCTCTGCAGTGCTTTCTTTTTGTTGTGGAGCGTGGCGCGGACGCGGTTCAGCGTGGCGAATACCTCGCTAATGCGCTCGAGGATCTGCGTGCGCTGGGTCGGATCCTCGACCTCGAGGCTGCCCACGACTTCGCTCATCAGCGTGAGCCCCTCGCTGGTGGTCTCCAGGCGCTCACTGAGGGGCTTGAGCTCCGGCGTCTTTTCTACCGTCGCGATCCCTTCCAGCAACTCCGCGAGCTGAGTCTGAAGGGGCGCGAGGGCCGCCGCATCGAGCAGGAAGCCGACCGTCGCTTGACTGAGCCGGTCGAACTGCTCGACGCACTCCTGCTCGAGTTCGTCCACGCGGGCGGTGTCAATGTAGCGAAGCTCCCGCAAGCTGATCAGGTGACCCCGTTGGTTCCTGAGCTCCGTCAGTCCTTGCATGAACTGCTCGATGGCATTGAACGAATCCGGGCGGATTCGAGCCTCGAGGGCCTGCTGTTTCTCGAGCGCCTCCGCAAGCGCAGCTTGGGCGCGCTCCTTGATCGCAACGACCTTGTCGAACTCATCGACGATCAGCTCGGCGGTTGAGCGGAGCTCGCCGAGCACCGGTCCCAGAGCGCCGAGCTCCTCCTGACCCAGCCAGTAGTAAGTGTCATTGGTGCGCGTGATGGCGCGGATCAGGTCTTCGTAGATCTGCCGGGTAGGTGTCGTCTCAATCGCCATGCGCGAGAGGCTCAAACAATCACTGATGCCTCGCACCAGCTCCGCGTTGCCGACCTTGCCGAGCGGACCACCCTTTACGGGTTGCTTCGCCGCGTGCTCGATCGAAACGAAGGGCGTCTGCCAGAACTGCATCGGGTGCACCCGCGTAGGCTCCTCGGAGCTCTGGCGGAACACGACCATGCGGCCGTCTTCGAAGAGCGAATACCCGCTGCATACGATGGGGTTTTGTACTTCCTTGCGGATCAGGTTGTAGGAGAACAGCGCATACACGCCCTGTTCGCGCTCATGAAAGATGTAGAGCACGTCTTCGCCGTTTGGCGAGCGCACGCTGCGCTCGAAGAGGAAGCGCTCGTAGTCTCCTTCGAAGACTTTGTGTTGACCGTCCATCAGCACATAGCCACCGGGAAAAATCACACCGTGATCTTCCGGCAGCTGGACACACGCGGCGCCGATGGCGTCGACTCGCACCACTTTGTGGGTACGCGTCGCAAAGACCAGGTAGCGAGGTTGGGTCTCGCCGTAGGGGATCATCCTGAGCAACACCAGGTGCCCAAGCATCGCGTAGGAGATGCTTGCGTCGTCCAGGCTCTGCCGTGGATCATCCACAGGCTCCGCGTAGATGCCTTGACCGGTCTCGGTGTTGTTCTCGACCTTGATCGTCAGATCTCCGTCCACACACTCGACGAAGACGACGTTCTCGATGTTGACGTGAGGATGCCGGCCCTTGACGTGCTGCTCCCGCGTCGTCTCACGCCACGTGAAGTCGTGGCTCTTGGGGAAGACGTGGTCCCGTTCTCCGCGATTGTCGATGTACGTCGCGTGCCCGCCGGAGTCCAAGCCCCAGCGGAAAACGCGCTTGTCGTCCACGCTGGCGCCGGTTTGGAAGACCGCGAGGAGCTTCGACTCCGAGCGCGTCAGTTGAATCAGCTTTGCGTCCTTGTAGTACGTATACAGCTCGAGGAACTGCTCCACGAAGCGCGTATCCTCGAGGAAAGAACGTGCGTGTTCCCCCTTGCCAATCGCGGAGACGTCAAAGCCTTCTCCGGTGCGCATGAAGCGATGGAGGCTGAATACATCTGCGACTTGCGTTTCCGTGCGCAAGCCAATGAAGACGTTGTAGCCGAATAGCAGTTGGCCTTCGACCATCACGATATCGCGGGGAACGCAGTTGTTCTCGGTGCGTACGCGCTCATTGCCGACTACTGCGAGTTCTTGCCCGCCGAAGGCCGCCCGACGCTCGGTGTTTAGCGCCTCAGCCCCTTGCGCCAAGCGTTTGGCTTGCTCCACCAGGCGCGTCCGGATGAGCTCGTAGCTTCCGCCTTCGAGGTCGCGCTGGTTTTCTGGCGTGTCGTCAGCCATCGATTCGTCATCCGCCCACGCGGGAGACCGCGTGGGCTAATCCTTCGGATGTCTCGAGTTTGGGGGTGAGGCGCGGCGAATGGGCCACGCCAGGCTCGTCAGCCGAGGCCCAAATCCTTGGCGTGTTGCACCAGCTGCTCCACCTTGGGGCGCTGCACATGGTCCAGCTCACCCATCAGCTTATGCAGCGCGCCGACGATCGAGAGGTTCTTGAGCGCCTCGGTGTTGAAGCCGGGGCTGGCCAGGATCTCCTTTACGTCGCCGCGAAGGCTGGCGTCGCCCTCCAGGTATTCCCGCACGGAACTCTTCAGGAGCTCGCTCTGGTCTACGGCGCCATCCACCGCGGCGCCCAGGCTCACCGCCTTGAAGAAGCGATCGAGGAACTGTCCGTCGCCACCCACGATATTGATCTTCGCGTGCTCCATCGCGGAGCCCATGACGTCGGCTTGCCTCTCGGCGACCGCGACGCGGCTCTGGATGGCTGCGAGTGCCAGCTCCTTTTGCTGTTCCAGGCGGATTCGGTACTCCTCGTGGGCGCGGCTCTCGGGGTCGAGTGCCTTCATCGCGCCGGCCTTTTCCTGCAGGCCCACCGCCTCTGCGGACATCTTCTCGCGAATGGCCACGGCTTGAGCTGTGCCGAGCTTCTCGGTTGCGGCTGCGTCCGCTTCCTTGACCTTGGCATCTGCGAGGCCCTTGCTCTCGGCGCCTTGTGCTTCCGCAAGGAACATCTGACGAGAAGCGTCTGCGTTGGCCTTGCCTTGACGCTCGATGGCTTCGGCCTCTGCGTTCTTGAGCTTGATCTCCACCATGCCCTTCTCTTCCAGTCCGCGCGCTTCGGCCTGAGCCGTTTCGAGGGCGACCCGGGCGTTGGCCGTGCCGAGCTTCTCCACGGCGACGGCATCGGCTTCCTTCACCTTGACGTTCGCCAAGCCTTGGGCCGCGGCCTCGGCCTGGATGCCTTCCGCGAGCCGGATCTTGGCGCGGGCCTGCTTGTCGGAGGCTTCGAGGTCTGCCTCCGCTAGGGTCAGCGTGCGCTTGGCGGTGTGCTTCGCGACCTGCTCGTCCGCCTCGGCTTCCTTCACCTTGTGGGTGACCTTCTCCTGAGCAGCTGCTTCAGCGGCGATCACCGTGGACTCCTTGAGGCGCTTGGCTTCCGCCACCACCCGCAGGTCCTTGATGCGCTCTTCCTCCTCAGCCACGCTCTTCTCGACCGCGATCCTCGCGGCAATGACGTCAGCGATCGCCTTGCGTTCGACTTCCAGCGCCTTCTCCTTCTCGATGCGCTGGAGTTCCACTTCCCGCTCGCGCCCAATGGCCTCGAGGGCGCGTTCCTTCTCGACGCGCTCGCTCTCGACCGCGATCACGCGTTCGCGGTTCTTTTGGGCGACCTCGACTTGCCGCTGCTTGTTCTCCGCCTGAACGGAGACTTCCTCTTCTTGCTTCAACCGAGCGAGTTCGTGCTTCTTGCGCTCTTCAGCTTGAACCTTGAGTGTCTCTGCTTCTTCGCGCGCACGCAGGGTGGCGATCTCGCGGGCCTGCTTGGCCTCTGCGTCCGCCTGTTGGCGCTCGAGCTCCAGGATGGCCTCTTGAGCCTCGACGTTCTGCTTCTTGATCGCCTTGCGCTCCTCCTGTTTGAGAGAGTTCGTCTTGACGTTCATGTGCGCGGTGATCTCGGTGATCTTGCGGATACCCTGGGCGTCGAGGATGTTCGACGGATCCAGGGACTCGAGCGCCGTTTGCTCCAGGTAGTCAATCGCCGCGTCTTCCAGCACGTAGCCGTTTAGGTCTTTGCCGATGACTTCGATGATGCGGTCGCGGAACTCTTCGCGCTTCGTGTAGAGCTCTTCGAACTCGAGCCACTTGCCGACCGTCTTCAGCGCTTCGCCGAACTTTGCGTTGAACAGTTGCTCGAGAGTGTTTTGCGAGCTGGCGCGCTCGCAACCGATTGACTGTGCGACCTTGAGCACGTCCTCAGCGGTCTTGTTTACCCGCACGAAGAAGGTAACCTTAATATCTGCGCGGATATTATCTGCGCAGATCAGGCCTTCCTGTCCCCGCCGGTCGAGCTCGATGGTCTTTACGGAGATGTCCATCACCTCCGCGCGGTGGAACACCGGGATGACCACCTTGCCCGTGAATGTCACGGTCGGCTCTGCGCGCATGGTGTTGACGATCAGCGCCTTGCCCTGATCCACCTTGCGATAGAAGCGCGTGATGATCAGTAGGGAACCGACCACAAACACCAGTAGGGCACCGGCCCCGGCCAATAGCGTTGAAAGTTCGAAGTTCATCGCATTTCCTCACTCTCGCCCCGTGGCGCCATCCGGCGCACGGCTCAGTACCAGGAGCACCTGGAATCAGCCTTCTTGGTGTTTCCGCGGAGAAGCTCCAAGCAGCTCGTCCACCGGCTCAACTTCATAGCTGCCGGTTTCATCGTCTACCGAAATGATCATCACGCGCTGGCCGCGTCGCAGCTCGGTTGCAGGATCGCAGCGTACCTCCAACAGCAGCGCGTGCTCGTCCTCGTCGAGCAGCGCCTGACCGTACTTCCTGTCCACGCGCCCAGTGCGCACCGTCACGATCTCACCCACGAGCTCTTTGCGGCGCGTGGCTTGATGCGTGTGGAAAAGCGGAGCCAGGGGAACGACGCTGAGCTTCGTGAGCAAGAAGCTGACGACCAAACTCAGCAACAGTAGGAGCGTCGCGGCGATTCCCGGATTCAGGAAGTTGACGTGCGGAATTAGGTAGTGACTACCGAGGTGGCACAGCAACCAGTTGTAGAACGTCAGCAGCGACACCACGACCGTCACCGGCACCTGTCGTAGGCGGAACGCGCTCGGCGCTTCTGCGGCGTCCATCGCGTCGAGGTGGTGTCCGTCGATCTCCAGCGCGTGATCGTGGCCTCCCAGTAGATCCAAGCCCACGGCACCGATGATCACGAGCAGCCAGTACAGCAGCATCGCGACCATCAGCGCGCTGAAGATCACCGTCGGGTAGCTGAGGCTAGCTGCGAGGAATTCCTGCATCTCTGGTTGGCAACGTTTGAAGGCCGCGGGTGATCTCGGAGCGGTCTCCGATTTCGCGCCCGGCAGGCGCGAAGAACAACAATTCGACTTCGCTCCGTCGATTCCCTTGGGCCCGGCTGGGCCTCATTGCGATCTACGGTGCTAGCGCCGACACCGCCCCCAAGCGCAGGGGGCGCTGAGGCTGCCATAAGGCGAGGCGCAGGAACACCAGAGTGGTGATGAACCAGCGAATCCGCACGTTTCCTCGGCGGATATTTTTTGAAAGCGAGCCGTCCCGGGTCGTGCGGACACCACGGCTCTGGACACTACACCGCAGGCTCGAGCCTCACCCGGATCTTCAACGTCGATTTCAGCAGTGAATCGGCGCACACGCGCTTGACAGAGACGCCGAACGGACACAGCGCGTAGGCGGAGCACCTCCCCCCCACAGGAAAGGCTGCGGCATTGGTTCGAGGACCAGAACCAAGGTGGGCCTCCCTTGCCTACGGAAGGTTGCCGCGGGGAAATGTGGGCCTGGAAACCGGCGCGGCCGAAGTCGACACACGGCGACGCCCTTTCAGTATCAGGTATGCGGGCGACGCACTCCGGAGACAGCGTTCGCGTCGGCGCTCCTTGACCACGATCGCGGCGTGTCGCTCGGTTGCCAGCAGGTTTCGCGACCAGCGCCGTGATCGCGAAGGATTTACCCGTGAGCTTCCACCGGGTGGTCTGCTGCAGGCGGGAGCGTTCCGGTTTCCCGAGCCGGGCCGCGAATGCTATAAACCTAAAATGGTTTGCGGGTCTCTGAAGTGTGGTTCCAGGTTCGCATGGAGCGTTTCGCTGTTGAGCCTCTTGGCCGTGGGGTGCGGTTCGAGCGACAGCTCGGGGCTGCTCGGCGGAGGCTCGGGTGCTCAAGGTGGTGCCGCGGGTAGCGCGGGCACCGCGGGAACTGGT from Polyangiaceae bacterium encodes:
- a CDS encoding DNA repair ATPase — encoded protein: MADDTPENQRDLEGGSYELIRTRLVEQAKRLAQGAEALNTERRAAFGGQELAVVGNERVRTENNCVPRDIVMVEGQLLFGYNVFIGLRTETQVADVFSLHRFMRTGEGFDVSAIGKGEHARSFLEDTRFVEQFLELYTYYKDAKLIQLTRSESKLLAVFQTGASVDDKRVFRWGLDSGGHATYIDNRGERDHVFPKSHDFTWRETTREQHVKGRHPHVNIENVVFVECVDGDLTIKVENNTETGQGIYAEPVDDPRQSLDDASISYAMLGHLVLLRMIPYGETQPRYLVFATRTHKVVRVDAIGAACVQLPEDHGVIFPGGYVLMDGQHKVFEGDYERFLFERSVRSPNGEDVLYIFHEREQGVYALFSYNLIRKEVQNPIVCSGYSLFEDGRMVVFRQSSEEPTRVHPMQFWQTPFVSIEHAAKQPVKGGPLGKVGNAELVRGISDCLSLSRMAIETTPTRQIYEDLIRAITRTNDTYYWLGQEELGALGPVLGELRSTAELIVDEFDKVVAIKERAQAALAEALEKQQALEARIRPDSFNAIEQFMQGLTELRNQRGHLISLRELRYIDTARVDELEQECVEQFDRLSQATVGFLLDAAALAPLQTQLAELLEGIATVEKTPELKPLSERLETTSEGLTLMSEVVGSLEVEDPTQRTQILERISEVFATLNRVRATLHNKKKALQSAEGRAEFAAQFKLLGQNVQSSLSLAETPDGCDEQLSRLMIQLEELEARFSEFDDFVAELAQKRDEIYEAFNQKKQHLLDERQRRAQNLVSAAERILSSVARRGQAFGDDDALNAYFASDPMVMKVRDLAARLAELGEAPKAEELTSRLKQARQDALRGLRDRQELFEDGAQLIKLGKHRFAVNTQAIELSLLPLGNSSEDGMALALSGTDFREAIADEAFNEYQDCWHQQLISETPEVYRGEFLAASVLHQARNGEGGLSLAALREAQLSDGGLEELVRKQAAARYDEGYERGLHDADTALILQAALSLSESAGLLRYDADARALAAWYWANLHSQRAASEGSDERGRKRALYARRAASLGRLQRQLGDDHGLKELGRELGAEIAEFYRHARRVGPEELSELAGGYLAEELAGETPSFVSSPGAEQLRRSFLTALEDSGARSAFEADVRELEYEPEAQLVTVRTWLSAFASKLPELEKGGAGKHILEASVLVLSERILDYRASSALTECIVEGLLGDHPRIVEGKLQLSISEFERRLGRFLAVQVPRFRAYRTARQNLLDGERRRLRLDEFKPKVLSSFVRNRLINEVYLPLIGDNFAKQLGAAGDNKRTDLMGLLLLISPPGYGKTTLMEYVASRLGLVFMKVNGPALGHGVHSLDPSEAPNATARQEVDKINLALEMGNNVMLYLDDIQHTHPELLQKFISLCDAQRRIEGVWQGRTRTYDLRGKRFCVVMAGNPYTESGEKFQIPDMLSNRADTYNLGDILEGKDDVFALSYIENAVTSNPVLAPLASRSTRDLHAFIRMAQGEEVPASELEHGYSAVEIGEIKAVLTRLFKVQGILLKVNQAYIASASMDDKFRTEPSFKLQGSYRNMNKLAEKVVSAMNEAELQSLVEVHYSGEAQTLTTGAEHNLLKLAELRGTLKPEAAQRWEEIKAGFKKHLALGGSETDPVVRVTSQLSSLGEQLIAIRESIREATASRDTPSKLEWVEGHIQALNQSLERLAEPKVALTVRNDPPPGIDELLAMQVQIMEQTLVPFVRVATQRLDDSEALRERLDEFIAQVKAIDARLKGALGPTYGS
- a CDS encoding rhodanese-like domain-containing protein, whose amino-acid sequence is MRRDQIKPEDAQRLVSEGALLVDVRTTAEFNAGHLPGAINIPLHELGKRAVELEPKEQAIVVYCASGMRSRGARRVLQQAGFNAVSDLGSASRWK